In the genome of Paenibacillus pabuli, the window CTGGCTCCAATCAGGATGTCGTTCCAAAAGAAGTGGTTGCAAATTACGTTAAAGAGCATCCAAATGTCGAAGTTACTTTTGAAGAATCATCCAATGCAGTCATGTATCCGAAAATGGTCGCTGGCAAGCAGGCAGATCCGAACAATCCAGTTGTCAACTTTGGTTACTTCAACGCAGATGCGACAGCTAAAGGCTTGAACGATGATATGTGGGAGCCACTGGATACAACCATCGTGACCAATATCAAGGATATCCCGGAGCAGTTCCACAAGCCTGACAATAAGGGAGTTGTATGGGGAGTTTCGAGCTTCGCTCTCGTATATAACAAAGACCTTGTAAAAACACCGCCAACAAGCTGGAATGATCTGTGGGATAACGAGGAATTCAAAGGAAAAACGGCACTCTGGGACTATATGTTCTATTCCTATATTTCTCCACTCCTTGCAGTCAAAGGACAGGAGCTTGGCGCATCGTATGAGAATCCGGAGCCAGCATTCCAGTTCTGGGCAGATCATAGTGACCAGATCGGTACATTGGTTACATCCAATGACCAGTTGAAGGCTCTTCTGGAGTCGGGAGATGCTCTGATTGCTCCTTTCAGTGCACAGGTTGCACAGACATGGATCGATGGTGGTTCCCCACTCGCTGTAGCATATCCGACCGAAGGAGCCATTTCCTTCCCGTACACACTTCAGGTTGTGAAGGGATCAACACCTGAGCAGACACGTGTAGCCAACGAAATTATCAACGAGCTGTTGAGCGCAGAGGCACTGTCACAATATGCAGAAGCAACAGGTACACCGGTAACCAGCACGACTGCTGCTGTTCCGGACAAATACAAGGACGATCCTTCCTTCTCCGTGGAAACACAGAGCAAAGGTATTAATCCTGACTGGGATGTTCTTGCTCAAAACAGCTCTTCCTGGAAGGAACTATGGGACCGACTCGTCAAAACCAAACTTCAATAAATGATGGTTTTCAGACAAACCACGATAACGGGTTCTATTTCGAACCCGTTATGGACGGGAGGGAAACAGAGATGAGCAGTGGACAAGAACCCATTTCCATTGAAACAAGAGAAGTTACGAAGACCTACGGAGAGCGAGCGGCGGTTAACCATGTGTCACTCCAGGTCAAGAAGGGAGAATTCGTTTCCCTGTTAGGCCCGAGTGGCTGCGGCAAAACAACATTGCTGCGGATGCTTGGCGGACTTGAGCAGCCGGATCAGGGTAGTATTATGTTGGGGGGGCGGGATGTAACCGGCATCCCCGCCTATGGTCGTAACAGCAATATGATTTTTCAGCAGCTTGCGCTTTTTCCTCATATGGACGTATTCAACAACATCGCCTATGGGCTAAAGGTGAAGAAGTTACCGAAAGCCGATATCAGGAGGCAGGTACACGAAATGTTAGAACTGGTACAGCTCGGAGATTATGGCAGACGAGCTGTTTCCCAGTTGTCCGGGGGGCAGGCTCAACGCGTAGCAATTGCTCGCGCTTTAATCAACAGACCCGAAGTTTTGCTGCTCGATGAGCCACTTTCCGCACTGGACATGCAGCTGCGTCTGGATATGCAGCGCGAACTGAAACGCATACAACGAGAGTTTGGTGGAACATTCATCTTTGTAACGCATGATCAGAATGAAGCTATGAACATGTCAGACCGAATCGGTGTCATGCGCGCTGGCAAGCTGCTGCAATATGCTGCGCCGGATGAAATCTATGAAAGACCGGCAGACAGCTTCGTGGCCAAGTTCATTGGCGATACCAATCTTCTGGCAACAACGGTGCTTGAACAGGTTGCGAATGGAATCCGGGTTGAATGCTTCGGCTATTCGCTGCTGGTGAAGACAAGTGAGGAAACCTCAGTTGTCAAAGTGGGAGCCGGACACTCGTTGTCGATTCGCAACGAATATATTCGACTTGGAGAAGAGGCGAACCTTTGCCTAAACAAGCTGGATGGACGTGTTGTAGAAGCAGTGTACGGTGGGGCGAACATTCGTTACACAATCCAGATTGCTGAGGGATTTCTGATTCAGGCCAGTGTACTGCATCAGCGGGGAGCCTCACGTTTAAGCCCAGGGGAGCCAATTCGGATTGGCTTTGATCCGGAGGACGCACTCTTGTTATCCGAACTAATGCTGCAAGATCCGGTACAGGAGGAAGGAATATGAATCGGATTGGGGATCGGATCGTGAATCTGTATTCATCCAAAAATCGCCGGTGGATTACCCAGTTGCTGCTTCTGCTGCCTGCTCTGGTCCTGATGGGCATCGTGTATCTGGGTGGTTTGCTCATCTTTGGCAGGTACAGCTTTGATATCTATGAAAATGGCAAGCTCATCCGGGGCTGGGAGTGGGACGCCTATCGCGCTTTTCTGTCCGATCCGTACTATTGGAAACTGATAGGCACCACGTTTCGCGTTGCCTTTAAGGTTACGCTGTGGAGCCTGCTGCTTGCATACCCGCTAGCTTATTGTATTGCCGGACTGAAGAAACCGGGTATGAAGCAATGGTTGCTGCTGCTTACGTTTCTTCCGCTGCTGGTCAGCGCGGTTGTTCGATCCTATGGCTGGCAGCTGCTGCTATCCAAACAGGGCTTCATGAACTGGCTGTTCATACGGCTTGGAATTACGGATGAAGGCTTCAGCATGATATATAACGAGACTGGTGTGGTCATCGCACTTGTTCATATTTTTCTGCCATTCATGGTCTTTCCGATCCTGAATGTATTGTCGCAAAGTGACGCTTCGCTAAAAGCGGCTGCTCAGGATCTGGGAGCAGGAAGCTGGCGGACATTCCTGACGATTACACTGCCTTTATCAGCGAGAGGTATTGCTAGCGGGGTACAGATTGTATTCACGCTATGCCTCACGGCCTTTACAACGCCTCAATTGATTGGCGGAGGCAGGGTCATGACACTGCCGGTATTTATTTACCAGCGAACACTGGACACCAACTGGCCGATGGCTGCGGTAGCAAGTATGTTCCTGCTCATTTCTTCGATCATCGTTTCACTTATGGTCAATAAAGGAGCGGAAATGCTGATGTTCCGTCGTTCCCGGAAGGGAGGTCAGGCTTATGGTTAAGTCCAACAGGCTCACCAAGCTGCTGCTCTATATATTTGCAGGGGCCGTAGCGGTTTATCTACTATTGCCATTGCTAATGATCCTTTTGACATCTGTAGGTTCCGGATCGGCCAGTAAATTCCCTCCGGAAGGTCTTACCCTGAAGTGGTACGCAAATCTGGGAGAGCAGACTCAATTTCTCGTTGCATTCAAGAACAGTCTGATCGCCTCCACAGGAGCGGTACTGCTGGCGCTGATTACCGGAACACTTGCGGCGCTGGCTATCGTACATTACCCTTTCCCGGGTGCTGGCATCTTGAGAGCCTTTTTTGTATCCCCAATGGTTATGCCAAAAATTACGCTCGGTATTGCGTATCTAATTTTGTTCTCCAAAATGCATATTGCAGGCGGATTATTCGCTCTCATTTTGGGTGAAGCGGTCATCGTGCTTCCATTCGTGCTAACGCTTGTAGGCAGTGCATTGGCCAACCTGCAGCCCGCACACCGAGAGGCGGCAGCAGACCTTGGAGCAGGTCCACTGCGTATCTTTTTTACAATCACCTTGCCACAGCTTAGACTATCTCTGCTCCTTTCAGGGTCAATCGCATTTGTCTTCACTTTTGACCAGGTAGAGGCTGCATTGCTGCTTCTTCGTCAGGACAGCTACACCCTGCCGATACAACTGTTCCTGTACATGGAAAAGTGGCAGGACCCGACAATCGCTGTTGTTTCCGTCGTACTTATCGCTTTTGCACTGGCCTTGTTCATGATCATCAAGCTTGTACTGCGCTCAGTACCCGGACTTGAGAGTTTGTTTGGAGGCAGGAAAAACAAAAGGAGGTCGGAATCTTGAACAATTCACATCATATATCCCACAGTTCCGGTCTAAACCGGGACCGAGCGGAAGATGTAATGAAAACTCAGGGACTTAGTGCCCTGATCGCAACAACTCCGGAAAATATTCATTATGTCATTGGCTCCCAGCTACGCGCGAGCAACTGGACCATGCAGATTTACGCCATTCTGCCTGCCGACCGATCCGCTCGGCCATGTATCGTCATTCCGACGAATCGTTTGGGCGTTGTGGCTCAATTCGGTATCACGGAAGTAGATATATTTGCCTACAGTGACTTCTTCGTGGAAGGTTCAATCGAAGGCAAACCTTCTACGGATGATATTGATCTGTTCTACTCTCTGCTGCAAACGACAGTCATTCATCCAGGACCGATCGAAGCGCTTAAAGCTGCACTGAAACAACTCGACATTGAGAATCAACCGATTGGAATCGATGAGATGCGAATCGCTCCAGAACTTTTAGCGCGGATTAAGGAAGATGCGCCTCATGGAGCGGTAGTTCCCGCATATAAGCTATTTCGCCAAATCCGTCTGGTCAAGACGCCTTTCGAGATTGAGCAGCTCCGACAGGCAGCCCAAGTAAATGAACGAATTGAGCAAGAGCTGATTGATCTGATCGCAGCCGGTGTTCATGAGAAACAGCTTGCCGACCATTATCGGTTAGCTGTGATGAGAGCAGGCGGGACTCCTGCAATGACTGCGGTAGGGGCGGGTCCGCGCAGTGCGCTGCCGCTCATCGAAAATTATTTTCATACCATTGAGTCAGGGGATCAGATCCGCTTTGATCTGTGCTTGCAGCTGGAAGGATACTGGGGAGATACAGGACGTACTGTTGTGGCAGGAGAGCCAACTCCCTGGATGAAAAAGCATTTTAATGCAGTAAAAAGCGGATGGGAAACGGCGCTTGAAGCCGTACGCCCTGGCGTTAAGGCTTCGGACGTATTCCATGCGGCTGTGTCTCGCGTGCAGCGTGAGGGAATTCCCCATTACCGACGTCAGCATGTTGGTCATGCCATTGGCTTGGAACTGTACGACGACATGACCCTCTCTCCTGGCGACCAGCGCATACTGGAGCCCGGTATGGTGCTATGTGTGGAGGTACCATATTATGAGCTCGGAGCTGGTGGCTTCCAAATCGAGGATACGGTTGTTGTAACTCCGGATGGATATGAGTTTTTGACTCATATGGAGCGTAAACTGTTCATCA includes:
- a CDS encoding ABC transporter substrate-binding protein → MFKSNKKRLLSLASLTLAGTLVLSACGGASSSTNTAGGSDSSGGNGDKVKLTMFIWAGSNQDVVPKEVVANYVKEHPNVEVTFEESSNAVMYPKMVAGKQADPNNPVVNFGYFNADATAKGLNDDMWEPLDTTIVTNIKDIPEQFHKPDNKGVVWGVSSFALVYNKDLVKTPPTSWNDLWDNEEFKGKTALWDYMFYSYISPLLAVKGQELGASYENPEPAFQFWADHSDQIGTLVTSNDQLKALLESGDALIAPFSAQVAQTWIDGGSPLAVAYPTEGAISFPYTLQVVKGSTPEQTRVANEIINELLSAEALSQYAEATGTPVTSTTAAVPDKYKDDPSFSVETQSKGINPDWDVLAQNSSSWKELWDRLVKTKLQ
- a CDS encoding ABC transporter ATP-binding protein, with the protein product MSSGQEPISIETREVTKTYGERAAVNHVSLQVKKGEFVSLLGPSGCGKTTLLRMLGGLEQPDQGSIMLGGRDVTGIPAYGRNSNMIFQQLALFPHMDVFNNIAYGLKVKKLPKADIRRQVHEMLELVQLGDYGRRAVSQLSGGQAQRVAIARALINRPEVLLLDEPLSALDMQLRLDMQRELKRIQREFGGTFIFVTHDQNEAMNMSDRIGVMRAGKLLQYAAPDEIYERPADSFVAKFIGDTNLLATTVLEQVANGIRVECFGYSLLVKTSEETSVVKVGAGHSLSIRNEYIRLGEEANLCLNKLDGRVVEAVYGGANIRYTIQIAEGFLIQASVLHQRGASRLSPGEPIRIGFDPEDALLLSELMLQDPVQEEGI
- a CDS encoding ABC transporter permease produces the protein MNRIGDRIVNLYSSKNRRWITQLLLLLPALVLMGIVYLGGLLIFGRYSFDIYENGKLIRGWEWDAYRAFLSDPYYWKLIGTTFRVAFKVTLWSLLLAYPLAYCIAGLKKPGMKQWLLLLTFLPLLVSAVVRSYGWQLLLSKQGFMNWLFIRLGITDEGFSMIYNETGVVIALVHIFLPFMVFPILNVLSQSDASLKAAAQDLGAGSWRTFLTITLPLSARGIASGVQIVFTLCLTAFTTPQLIGGGRVMTLPVFIYQRTLDTNWPMAAVASMFLLISSIIVSLMVNKGAEMLMFRRSRKGGQAYG
- a CDS encoding ABC transporter permease — protein: MVKSNRLTKLLLYIFAGAVAVYLLLPLLMILLTSVGSGSASKFPPEGLTLKWYANLGEQTQFLVAFKNSLIASTGAVLLALITGTLAALAIVHYPFPGAGILRAFFVSPMVMPKITLGIAYLILFSKMHIAGGLFALILGEAVIVLPFVLTLVGSALANLQPAHREAAADLGAGPLRIFFTITLPQLRLSLLLSGSIAFVFTFDQVEAALLLLRQDSYTLPIQLFLYMEKWQDPTIAVVSVVLIAFALALFMIIKLVLRSVPGLESLFGGRKNKRRSES
- a CDS encoding M24 family metallopeptidase — encoded protein: MNNSHHISHSSGLNRDRAEDVMKTQGLSALIATTPENIHYVIGSQLRASNWTMQIYAILPADRSARPCIVIPTNRLGVVAQFGITEVDIFAYSDFFVEGSIEGKPSTDDIDLFYSLLQTTVIHPGPIEALKAALKQLDIENQPIGIDEMRIAPELLARIKEDAPHGAVVPAYKLFRQIRLVKTPFEIEQLRQAAQVNERIEQELIDLIAAGVHEKQLADHYRLAVMRAGGTPAMTAVGAGPRSALPLIENYFHTIESGDQIRFDLCLQLEGYWGDTGRTVVAGEPTPWMKKHFNAVKSGWETALEAVRPGVKASDVFHAAVSRVQREGIPHYRRQHVGHAIGLELYDDMTLSPGDQRILEPGMVLCVEVPYYELGAGGFQIEDTVVVTPDGYEFLTHMERKLFIK